DNA sequence from the Macrobrachium nipponense isolate FS-2020 chromosome 26, ASM1510439v2, whole genome shotgun sequence genome:
atttattttatagaattctcaattctttttattgtctttttctcatcagcatgtagctggtatatcaggtttcctaaggacatataaagatttcagttgtcttaggtttatttccactgacgtgtcgacagcgcacaggcagtcagcTAAGAGAGTGTACAAGAAAGTTAATTAAGATACGTGGCTTacaggtatttatagcaggcagggcgtgtagtacaatcggtgggtaggtCGGTAAGCAAGGATTGTTATTGGTCGTTGGTTGGTGACGAAATCTGTCCCAGAGGCGTTGAGATCTTCTAGGTTCGTCCGTAGTTGttggcgtgggttgggtgttggttggggtacctgcCACCTGGGTGGTAGGTATTATTATTGTGAAATGTCatccgctcgctctctctctctctctctctctctctatctctctctctctctctcactgaactgATAAACAGCTttcccgaaggatgagatatttttacgtggccagcaaccaattggttacctagcaatgggacctacagcttattgtgggatccgaaccacttcgagaaatgaatttctatcaccagaaataaattcctctcctcgttggcagagcggggaatcgaacccgcaccCTGAGACCGGTAGTCgggcatgtaaccgactcgtccaacgaggaaccataTTCAACCAATCTACCAGCATCTTACCACCAAGTTTTTTTCATAAGGTGACAATGGAATGGGTAATTAATGATTGAATAATTGATAATGATTAAATTTCAATACTATCTTGATTTTGGATGCACAGGAAATCGCCGTTACTGTTAAATTTATACAATTCCAATAAACAAAATCCGCAGATGAAACATTCGGAATATGCCTCACAAATCTGGAAGGTCCTCGTTacggagcaagagcccgtgctggaatAGAGCCAACTCAGTTGAAAACAACAACAGCGAAGGTCCTCGGTTGTTAAaaccctcacacacactctctctctctttctctctaaagtGTTTTGAATTCATGCGAATAGttctgcgttctctctctctctctctctctctctctctctctctctctctctctctcctgaccgtTTTCCGGAGCATCCCATCGACACGCCAAAGGATAGAAGTTATATTCGTCCTCATCCAACCTTGAAAATTCAATTATGAACTTTTGGCGatataatggataaaaaaaaagaaaaagaaaaaaaaggattggaCTTCGCCTCTCCTCCATCCAGTTCCTTTATCTAGTTCTAATCATCAGCAGTTTGgttgcgttgttgttgttgcatcgGTCTAAGGTTTTGCCTTCGAAAGAAATTGGTAATTAAGATGGCATCTTTATTGGTGGTTGTCTGGAGTCGTCCGGATAGTAGAGGACTTTTCGCTTCGCAAagttttcggagagagagagagagagagagagagagagagagagagagagagagagagagagagaaggggggtagCTGGGGTGGTGGGTGGCACTCGACAAAAAGGAAGGCGAAGCCTTGTAAGGAAACAAATGAGAGATACttcgtgaggagagagagagagggagagagagagagagagagagagacgagctgaCACACGGATAGATAAAGGTAAAAAGGCTGAAGTAGACcacgatgaagagagagaaaaggtaaagAAGGTTAGAAAAGCAGGGAGATAGTaggtggacagagagagagagagagagagagagagagagagagagagagagagagaaatcgctcttatttttctttgttttttttctaatttcgcTAAAACTTTGACATGTGAAAATAGTTACACAGATGAGGAAATACAAAGGTTAAGGACGTAAATATTCACTGGCCCCTATTTCATTAGAACAGGTTTTATCATGTTAAGCAATATACTTACTCCAGTAACAGtgtgagcatctctctctctctctctctctctctctctctctctctcttatgtaaagCAATATAGTACTTCTACTAGTATTTGCGTGAGaaacccaatctctctctctctctctctctctctctctctctctctctctctctctccctccctctctctctctctctctctctctctcttctttatttagTTCACTGCATCATGCAAGAAACTCGATCAGTAttcattacatttttctttttaaatttgcaaaaaatattatatatttggaaCAAAAACATCCGGAGGATGCAATAAGATTGAACTACTTCGAGTTACAAGTTTATTGACGATCTCTCGTTTCACAACAACTTTAATTTTGCACATTAGccctttttactattattattattttggtagacgAAAGCTATtctcatggaacaagcacaccaaaggggccattgacttgaaaaattcaagcttccgaagaatgtcGGTGTCAACCTCCACCGTTGAAGACCCTACTCTGCAGCAGTAACCGATCAtgatacaaagccagtgattttccCACCGCATTGAAGCTTTTTAACTGTCATTTTGTACTACAgttcatattttcagttttataccGACAATTCCAGGGGACTATCTTTTCCTCAGTTTTTCATTGTCACTCCCTCAGCCTAAGAGCCTCAGcgccgtggttggtatggtaggtaggtcgctggttcgattctcggccattccattgaggagtgagagatgtgtatttctggtgatagaagttcactctcgacgtggttcggtagtcacgtaaagccgttggtcccgttgctgaataaccactggttccatgcaacgcaaaagcgccatacaaacaaacaaacgcctaCCTTGCCATCGCAACTCCTACGCTACTCTGAGAATGCCTGTTATTTTGCCCCTGCGGACCCAATACTTTCCTACTTTTTCATATTCCAGCACAATTGGAGTCATGCACTTTCTCCTAAGAGATGTTGCACAAAAGGAAGAGCACGCATGACTTCAGTCCAACACCAATATTGGCTACTTGTTGGAAATGTAGGCGGCGAGATGCTGGAAGGCGCTCGAGTGTCACACTGCCTTTTATAACttccactttttctttttaaggaaaaagaaacaagatGGAAAAGACTTCAATGCAAGGTCAGGAGGGTGGAAAATGAATCAGCGAGCGGACATATACAAATGTTATGAAAAGGTCTACGCaagcagatattttattttttttttatttttcgttttacatGGTTTCcaatattaatctttattttagtCTAATCAACATTTTTAGAGGTGGCAGATCAGCTTGACAAAATTCACacagtaatgattttttttccatgtttgttttgacaaaataaaaatttaaaaaaatcttggaAATAAGTCATGGTTAAAAAAATACCATTTTGAAAGTAGTGCTTTTCAGAAGTGACTTCTCACTTGGAAAAGCTCTGTTTTCTGTTCTACTTTCTACTTTCTTTTAtcgtccttattattatttttgttttttgcatcaCGAGAAGCTAGGAATCCATGAGACCTTCCTCATCTGAATTAATTTGAAGGAGAAATTTATTGAGATATCACAGCACTACTCAAGACTCGAACAAGAAAGTGTTTACGAACATCAGTAGCTTTCTTTTACAATCCCTGAGCTTTCTGAAAGCATTGTTTGAATATGCTGAATCCCTGTTTCAGCTTATTTTCATGGGTGACATCGAAGAGGAACCACGAAATCACCAACAGTAAAGAAACTCGTGATCAAAGAAAAGTCTAAGGAAGGAGAAAGTCTTACATGTTTACTTGAGAGTCTAGTAAATCTTATGCAAGCCAAGATCCGTAAGCAACGatttcgacattttttttttcgtataagtAGAGGGCGACGGAACTGGCAACTTCATTCCCTTGTTTAAACAAGTCTAAAAAAAAGGGATTTGGGGGTTGGGCGGTGGTAGATTGGTTGGAGAGACTGAAATGTATCTCTTAAAATGTTATGTTATAACATTTGAATTAGTTATTCagatggatgaatgaatgaagggGAGGTATTAAGAAGGCtcaggaggaggagtaggagaagaagaatcagtaggaggagtaggaggaggaggaggagacggagtagaagaagcagtacgaggaggaggaggaggagagtaatTGGAGGAGACGGAGTAGAAGAAGCagtacgaggaggaggaggagaagaagaaaaagcagtaggaggaggaggaggagttggaggagaaggaggagttggaggaggaggaggaggaggaagaggaggaggagttggaggaagaggaggggttGGAGCAGGTGGAGAAGAAGAAGCtgtacgaggaggaggaggaagaggatgaggaggagttggaggaggaggaggagatgaaggcggaatgtaaaaaaaaaccattccttTCTTCCTCCCTTTCTGGAAATGTGTATAAAGGAATTTTTCCATTTCACCTCATATGGAAGCCGATTCCTGGATCCATTGAGCCAACGGGAATGCAAACGTCTCAGAGTCTCCGGTACAGCAGCGGCCTCTCCATAATTAATGATATTGGAAACATGGCTCCCGGAATGTATTCTCGGACTTGAATAAACTTCGGAAAAAGATTGCCGGCGGCTCTTCTCCGCCATGTATTGATAAATTCCGCCGCCCGATACGAATTTGCCTTTCCTGATACATAATTTATCGGAGGGAGAATCCACACGCAGCCGTCAAGTCATCTTTTGTAACGTGAGATTTCGTGCGTATTAAAATGCCGCAGTTAATCAGAAAACGGGACATGGCAAGGTTAAAGgggcttttatatttattacgcCATCCATGCGACGGTTCGCAGTCATTCTGCGAAAAGATTGatctaatgaaaaatatatagatatatatatatatataagatatatattatatatatctatatatatatatatatatatatatatatatatatatatatatatccttgaatccaaggtagaaaggtaagtgaaacagggacttggaacaagtactttcttagtatatactacgaaagtacttgttccaagtcccctgtttcacttatctttctaccgtggatttaaggatattcttaaGCAGTACTTGTTCCTGCGTGCTAcattagatacatatacatatgtatgtatgtatgtgtgtatgcatatatatgcaaatatatgtatgtttatgtatacatgtgtgtcttAGAATAATCTACGATGTGTTGTGTGTTGTAGTCGGATTTCCGAAGCACAGTTCAGATAAGCGTAGGAAATGATGTCAAGCCAGAGAAAGGTCTGTTGGATATTTCAATCTGCCTATTGTCATACTTCCTCTAATATTTTGTTTGCTGAATGCCGTTATGAATAAGTCTCAGTTGAACAGAAGCTAcgataatttatgtatatagtata
Encoded proteins:
- the LOC135199697 gene encoding uncharacterized protein DDB_G0271670-like, which encodes MRSLQEREEERNGFFLHSAFISSSSSNSSSSSSSSSSYSFFFSTCSNPSSSSNSSSSSSSSSSSNSSFSSNSSSSSYCFFFFSSSSSYCFFYSVSSNYSPPPPPRTASSTPSPPPPPTPPTDSSSPTPPPEPS